CGGAATGTTGGCGGCCTCCTCCGGAGGCAGCTCGTACAGGTCCTTGTCGACGGGCGCCAGCGGCTCGATCTTGTTCTTGATGCCGTCGATGCCTGCCATCAGCATGGCCGCGAACGCCAGGTACGGGTTACCCGAGCTGTCCGGGCAACGGAACTCGAGGCGCTTGGCCTTCGGGTTGTTGCCGGTGATCGGGATACGCACGCACGCTGAGCGGTTGCGCTGGCTGTAGACCAGGTTGATCGGGGCCTCGTAGCCCGGCACCAGCCGCTTGTAGGAGTTCACCGTCGGGTTCGTGAACGCGAGCAGCGACGGGGCGTGGTGCAGGATGCCGCCGATGTAGTGACGGGCCACGTCCGAGAGCCCGGCGTATCCGGCCTCATCGTGGAACAGCGGCTTGCCGTCCTTCCACAGGGACATGTGGGCGTGCATACCCGATCCGTTGTCACCGAACAGGGGCTTGGGCATGAAGGTGACGGTCTTGCCGTTGGCCCACGCGGTGTTCTTGATGATGTATTTGAACAACAGCACGTCGTCGGCCGCGGCCAGCAGCGTGTTGAACTTGTAGTTGATCTCGGCCTGCCCACCGGTGCCCACCTCGTGGTGACCGCGCTCCAGGGTGAATCCGGCGTTGATCAGGTTGGTGGTCATCTCGTCACGCAGGTCGACGAAGTGGTCGTACGGGGCGACGGGGAAGTAGCCACCCTTGGGGCGCACCTTGTAGCCGCGGTTCGGGCTGCCGTCCTCCTCGTAGGGCTCGCCGGTGTTCCACCAGCCAGCCTCGGAGTCGATCTCGTAGAAGGTGCCGTTGATCTTCGAGTCGAAGCTGACCGAGTCGAAGATGTAGAACTCTGCCTCGGCGCCGAAGTAACAGGTGTCGGCGATGCCGGTGCTGGTCAGGTACTGCTCCGCCTTGCGGGCCACGTTGCGCGGGTCACGCGAGTAAGCCTCGCGGGTGAACGGGTCGTGGACGAAGAAGTTGACGTTCAGCGTCTTGGCGGCGCGGAACGGGTCGATCTTGGCCGTCGAGATATCGGGGAGCAGCAGCATGTCGGACTCGTGGATCGACTGGAATCCGCGCACGGAGGATCCGTCGAAGCCAAGGCCGTCTTCGAAGACGCTGGCATCGAAAGCAGATGCAGGGATGGAGAAGTGCTGCACGACGCCCGGCAGGTCACAGAA
This genomic window from Mycobacteroides chelonae contains:
- the glnA gene encoding type I glutamate--ammonia ligase, yielding MAFSSPDEVFKFIADEKVEYVDVRFCDLPGVVQHFSIPASAFDASVFEDGLGFDGSSVRGFQSIHESDMLLLPDISTAKIDPFRAAKTLNVNFFVHDPFTREAYSRDPRNVARKAEQYLTSTGIADTCYFGAEAEFYIFDSVSFDSKINGTFYEIDSEAGWWNTGEPYEEDGSPNRGYKVRPKGGYFPVAPYDHFVDLRDEMTTNLINAGFTLERGHHEVGTGGQAEINYKFNTLLAAADDVLLFKYIIKNTAWANGKTVTFMPKPLFGDNGSGMHAHMSLWKDGKPLFHDEAGYAGLSDVARHYIGGILHHAPSLLAFTNPTVNSYKRLVPGYEAPINLVYSQRNRSACVRIPITGNNPKAKRLEFRCPDSSGNPYLAFAAMLMAGIDGIKNKIEPLAPVDKDLYELPPEEAANIPQAPTNLATVIDNLEKDHEYLTEGGVFTSDLIETWIAFKRENEIEPINIRPHPYEVALYFDV